In one window of Plasmodium berghei ANKA genome assembly, chromosome: 14 DNA:
- a CDS encoding calcium/calmodulin-dependent protein kinase, putative — MSFFSSILCNTKYENISNEIQYLGRKKHYNNTKSLNISEIGTFKIVKILLKGLSNTVCLCEWVIDNTAASVLGKYANCINNDLLKLNKIYKKCEEKNTFPFKSNYISKIYNSVINQVSPEITHDKNKTDNNEIHDFDNKKRETLCKEQNKNTHLKYEIIKKINLFINNNDYKKENNTKIKNKKDRTLDNNGLYKKNIIQLVVKIKHKELYSKINECNKITEVEIHKKLKHCNILNMILSAEDEKYICVFLEYSSIGDLYSFVGFNILKEKEVKIIVSQILFALYYLHIKGIIHCDLKLENLLLFNFDEESFLFESNLLSDIKMCHISQFKKLNAKKLVHSIKENIKNNPNIKVFKYIVKLCDFGLSVKCEFDKFYPFNGIRGSYGFIAPELFQECSFNNKIDMWALGIISFLLLGGYKPFYPCSRFEEKVIFHERYWHNISPEAKNFIQSLLEIDPFKRMNVIEAMDHPWIRSYFIDT, encoded by the exons atgtcatttttttctagcATACTCTgtaatacaaaatatgaaaacaTAAGCAATGAAATACAGTACTTGGGTcgaaaaaaacattataaCAATACTAAATCGTTAAATATATCAGAAATAGGGAcatttaaaatagttaaGATACTTTTAAAAGGGCTATCAAATACTGTATGTTTGTGTGAATGGGTAATTGATAATACAGCAGCTTCAGTTTTGGGAAAATATGcaaattgtataaataacGATTTATTAAAGctcaataaaatatataaaaaatgtgaagaaaaaaatacattccCTTTTAAAAGtaattatatttcaaaaatttataatagtGTAATTAATCAGGTAAGCCCTGAAATAACacatgataaaaataagacCGATAATAACGAGATCCAtgattttgataataaaaagagaGAAACATTATGTAAAGAACAAAATAAGAACACACacttaaaatatgaaataataaaaaaaattaacctttttataaataataatgattataaaaaagaaaataataccaaaattaaaaacaagAAAGATCGAACCCTTGATAATAATGGcctatataaaaaaaatataatacaacttgtagtgaaaataaagcataaagaattatattcgaaaataaatgaatgtAATAAAATCACAGAAGTagaaatacataaaaaattaaaacattgcaatatattaaatatgataTTAAGTGCAGAAGATGAAAAATACATTTGTGTATTTTTAGAATATTCATCAATAGGAGACCTATATTCATTTGTTGgttttaatatattgaaagaaaaagaagttaaaataattgtaagccaaattttatttgcatTATATTATCTACATATCAAAGGAATAATACATTGTGATTTAAAACTAGAaaatttattgttatttaattttgatgaagagtcttttttatttgaatcaaatttattatcagACATAAAGATGTGCCATATTAgtcaatttaaaaaattgaatgCCAAAAAATTAGTTCATTctattaaagaaaatataaaaaataatcctAATATTAAggtatttaaatatatagtaaaaTTATGTGATTTTGGATTATCTGTAAAATGTgaatttgataaattttatCCGTTCAATGGAATTAGGGGAAGTTACGGATTTATTGCTCCAGAATTATTTCAA GAATGTAGttttaacaataaaattgatatGTGGGCATTAGGAATAATTTCCTTTCTTTTATTGGGAGGGTATAAGCCATTTTATCCATGCTCTCGATTTGAG gAAAAGGTAATATTTCATGAAAGATATTGGCATAATATATCACCCGAAgcaaaaaattttattcaatCACTATTAGAGATTGACCCCTTTAAAAGGATGAATGTAATTGAAGCTATGGACCATCCTTG GATAAGGAGTTATTTTATCGATACGTAG
- a CDS encoding secreted ookinete protein, putative: MHKWVLLIIYFALIEDICAYNNKNIVSSFLSYINSKINYKNEVSTVIEMGNTVACLVNNNNQGYNECLCDFKKINEFEKKCSFHLKKSQEEAKNCSEEHCEICCNLIKPKNQNDSILAYELVCKKKCTKSTINSPLNQDDYKLAFTKLFEFIRIFFPPNILTYHPIQNKKYPIYTNKVLNTKYKQIANDLNLEANQINREYVNNEITPGIEYKSEDLFSPYDEN; encoded by the exons ATGCATAAATGGGTTTTgctaattatttattttgcaCTTATAGAAGATATTtgtgcatataataataagaaCATTGTATCTTcgtttttatcatatataaactctaaaataaattataaaaatgaggTATCAACAGTGATAGAAATGGGAAACACTGTGGCGTGCCTagtgaataataataaccaAGGTTATAATGAATGCTTATgtgattttaaaaaaataaacgaatttgaaaaaaaatgttcatttcatttaaaaaaaagtcaAGAAGAAGCAAAAAATTGCTCAGAAGAACATTGCGAAATTTGTtgtaatttaattaaaccaaaaaatcaaaatgaTTCAATATTAGCTTATGAATTagtttgtaaaaaaaaatgtacaaAGTCTACTATAAATTCACCTTTAAATCAAGATGATTATAAATTAGCTTTTAccaaattatttgaatttatccgtattttttttcctccAAATATTTTAACCTATCACCCAATTCAGAATAAGAAATACCCGATATATACTAACAAAGTTTTAAATACGa AATATAAGCAAATAGCAAATGATCTTAATTTAGAGGCTAACCAG ATTAATAGAGAATATgttaataatgaaataaccCCAGGTATTGAATATAAATCAGAAGATTTGTTTTCTCCATATGATGAAAACtaa
- a CDS encoding ATP synthase subunit epsilon, mitochondrial, putative, which produces MWKAANVSYTRYASEMAHILRKCLKDPYSDIALERSKMHLREIIYKDGKPISQELHEEFEKAFKNLDLNK; this is translated from the exons atgtggAAAGCAGCGAACGTTTCATATACAAGATATGCTTCAGAGATGGCTCACATTTTAAGAAA aTGTCTGAAAGACCCATATTCTGATATAGCGTTAGAGAGAAGTAAAATGCACTTACgagaaataatatacaaagATGGAAAGCCAATTAGCCAAG aatTACATGAAGAATTTGAAAAagcatttaaaaatttagatcttaataaatga
- a CDS encoding GTP-binding translation elongation factor, putative, with protein MYYFLKDCNNLTAKMVMSYLTNVNIDGIKIHRKNIFISSTLINDKVNQIKSGVNSVRTYCTFLSGNKNIEYSKNDIRKQNKKKKIFCEINNKLFFSTNKKINIINPEKIRNVAIIAHVDHGKTTLVDKLLRQGGEETNNDRVMDHNDLEKERGITIMSKVTRIKHDDYFFNIVDTPGHSDFGGEVERVLNLIDGVCLIVDVVEGPKNQTKFVLKKSLLNPKCKIIVIMNKFDKPSNIKKKEEIENEIFDLFAELNAPDELMNYPILYASAKNGWCTDNFEDAKQNKCEQDNVLIIFKKIIEYFDSPISSSNTMLEKYYSTNPEIEQKNFITTQEINLADKKKKIQTQIINEPFSMLVSLIDNQEGVGVIITGKIYSGCIKKGDTIIVKSEENKTKGTAIVKNIFYMKGRKIENVNSASVGDIVNISIAKGIIPSVNDTILSEEKLDSLKARPIDPPVLCLKISQNTSPLTGKDGKHITLSSIGNRLKKEAAINVAIEISESEKKDSYEVKGRGELQLGILIEKLRREGYEMTISSPNVIYKNDENGNLLEPIEEFHITIPSLISSNVIEKLNTRKADIIDIINDNDNTFIKCVCPSKNFFGMRSYLRDISKGTSIVNSELKEYKKKQPSYKSDRNGVIISSSNGTTTAFSLDPIQLRGNLFVSENYPTYEGMIIGEHFLSNDIEMNAIKVKPVQHLRNKGHEETIRINHKNITIEYALSFIQDDEEIEVTPKRIVMRKKILNTELRKTANRKAKNC; from the coding sequence atgtattattttttgaaagaCTGCAATAATTTGACAGCTAAGATGGTTATGAGCTACCTCACTAATGTGAATATAGATGgtataaaaattcatagaaaaaatattttcatttcaaGCACTTTAATTAATGATAAGGTTAATCAAATTAAATCGGGTGTAAATAGTGTAAGGACATATTGCACTTTTTTATCTggaaacaaaaatattgagtattcaaaaaatgacataagaaaacaaaataaaaagaaaaaaatattttgtgaaataaataataaattatttttttctacaaataaaaaaataaatattattaatccTGAAAAGATACGTAATGTAGCTATAATTGCACATGTTGATCATGGAAAAACAACACTTGTCGATAAACTGTTAAGACAAGGAGGTGAAGaaacaaataatgataGAGTGATGGATCATAATGATTTAGAAAAGGAACGAGGTATAACTATTATGTCAAAAGTTACAAGAATCAAACATgatgattatttttttaatattgttGACACACCTGGACATTCTGATTTTGGGGGAGAAGTAGAAAGagttttaaatttaattgaTGGAGTTTGTTTAATTGTTGATGTAGTAGAAGGGCCAAAAAACCAAACCAAATTTGTATTGAAAAAATCGCTTTTAAATCCAAAGTGTAAAATTATAGtaattatgaataaattCGATAAACCAagtaatattaaaaaaaaagaagaaattgaaaatgaaatatttgatttatttgCAGAATTAAATGCCCCAGATGAATTAATGAATTATCCAATCCTTTATGCATCAGCTAAAAATGGATGGTGTACTGATAATTTCGAGGATGCTAAACAAAACAAATGTGAACAAGATaatgttttaataatatttaaaaaaattattgaatattttgattCTCCAATTAGTTCATCAAATACCATGCtcgaaaaatattattctaCAAACCCTGAAATAGAACAAAAAAACTTTATCACTACCCAAGAAATAAACTTGgctgataaaaaaaaaaaaatacaaactcaaataataaatgagcCATTTAGTATGCTAGTAAGTCTTATAGATAACCAAGAAGGAGTTGGAGTCATAATTActggaaaaatatatagtggatgcataaaaaaaggCGATACTATAATTGTTAAAagtgaagaaaataaaacaaaaggTACAGctattgtaaaaaatatattctataTGAAAGGAAGgaaaatagaaaatgtAAATTCAGCTAGTGTTGGCGatattgtaaatatatcaattgCTAAGGGTATTATACCGTCTGTTAATGATACTATATTATCTGAAGAAAAATTAGATAGTTTAAAAGCTAGACCTATAGACCCACCAGTACtttgtttaaaaatttcCCAAAATACTAGTCCTTTAACTGGAAAAGATGGAAAACATATAACTTTATCATCAATTGGCAATAGACTTAAAAAAGAAGCAGCTATAAATGTTGCAATTGAAATTAGCGaatcagaaaaaaaagatagcTATGAAGTAAAGGGACGAGGTGAATTACAATTAGGTATACTAATTGAAAAGCTAAGAAGGGAAGGATATGAAATGACTATATCTTCACCAAAtgttatatacaaaaatgatgaaaacgGAAATTTGTTAGAACCAATTGAAGAGTTTCATATTACTATACCTTCATTAATTAGCTCAAATGttattgaaaaattaaatacaaGAAAAGCTGATATTattgatataataaatgataatgataatacatttataaaatgtgTTTGTCcatcaaaaaatttttttggtATGCGCTCGTATTTGCGTGATATAAGTAAAGGTACATCTATAGTCAATTCAgaattaaaagaatataaaaaaaaacaaccCTCATATAAAAGTGATAGGAATGgtgttattatttcatcCTCTAATGGTACAACAACTGCTTTTTCTTTAGATCCTATCCAATTAAGAGGCAATTTATTTGTTAGTGAAAATTATCCAACATATGAAGGCATGATTATAGGGGAGCATTTTTTAAGCAATGATATTGAAATGAATGCGATTAAAGTAAAGCCAGTACAACATTTAAGAAATAAAGGACATGAAGAAACTATCAGGATTAaccataaaaatattactatTGAGTATGCTTTATCTTTTATTCAAGATGATGAAGAAATTGAAGTTACTCCTAAAAGAATAGTTAtgcgaaaaaaaatacttaaTACTGAATTAAGAAAAACTGCAAATAGAAAAGCAAAAAACTGTTAA
- a CDS encoding drug/metabolite transporter DMT1, putative encodes MKYMNIDFFSKCYQNEENAGAALVAVNLMLLFSMLLYGINYILMKYFIMINGSIYIFIILRTLLTLPFMFYIYLSKKSEPQKKKLLHNVNEMYNEQIEKNYNACINNSKKKTNNNTKVSDNKKGKKNKNNKNSNDQKNEENDIVLNLENSDSCCFSKITNSDEKLIPRSAYIPLIILSVTSALRQIIVIIALQYTDSHNAAIIQPTIPIFTALMSYYLKIEKLNYMSFLAILLSFIGLGITVEIWNLQSFDFGFLLLLTVPFTKGLQVIYINIAAKYVSNDVIQFCQMGILFLITLPYGILGEMFVNNNYNIMKEICSLTRNQFICIAYSTIGVIYFCWKIQIVALNYLTPVTVSLYQSFQPAFTFVLARIFLNETINYNKYIGTVFIIISLVLYQHSCKKFTKV; translated from the coding sequence atgaaatatatgaatatagaTTTTTTCTCCAAATGCTATCAAAATGAGGAAAATGCAGGGGCGGCATTGGTTGCTGTTAATTTAATGCTTTTGTTTTCTATGCTTTTGTATggaataaattatatactaatgaaatattttattatgataaatggatcgatatatatttttattatattaagaACACTCCTTACATTAccatttatgttttatatatatttgtccAAAAAGTCGGAAccccaaaaaaaaaaattattacacAATGTTAATGAAATGTATAATGAACAAATcgagaaaaattataatgcatgtattaataatagtaaaaaaaagacaaataataatacaaaagttagcgataataaaaagggaaaaaaaaataagaataataaaaattcaaacgaccaaaaaaatgaagaaaatgatatagtactaaatttagaaaattcAGATTCATGCTGTTTTAGTAAAATTACAAATAGCgatgaaaaattaataccAAGATCAGCTTATATCccattaattatattatcagTGACAAGTGCCTTAAGACAAATTATTGTCATAATTGCTTTACAATATACTGATTCACATAATGCTGCTATTATTCAACCAACTATACCTATATTTACAGCTTTAATGTcgtattatttaaaaatcgaaaaaCTTAACTATATGTCATTTTTAGCTATATTGTTATCCTTTATTGGTTTAGGTATAACAGTCGAAATTTGGAATTTACAGTCATTTGATTTTggctttttattattattaactGTACCATTCACAAAAGGATTACAagtaatatacataaatattgcTGCGAAATATGTAAGTAATGATGTAATACAATTTTGTCAAATgggtatattatttttaattactTTACCATATGGTATATTAGGAGAAATGtttgttaataataattataacatTATGAAAGAAATATGTAGTTTAACTAGAAATcaatttatatgtattgcATATTCAACTATTggtgttatatatttttgctGGAAAATCCAAATAGTAgctttaaattatttaaccCCAGTAACAGTTTCATTATATCAATCATTTCAGCCCGCCTTTACATTTGTTTTAGCAAGAATATTTCTGAATGaaacaataaattataataaatatataggaACTGTTTTTATCATCATATCCTTGGTACTTTACCAGCACAgttgtaaaaaatttacaaaagtGTGA
- a CDS encoding cation diffusion facilitator family protein, putative — MDRPLVGNEGEFNFVERVSYLYDDSQKKVTKKLILASIICVIFMIIEIIAGIVSNSLSLMTDASHLFCDLLSFALNLFSIYVSTFEGNLDMSFGYHRAEIIGALFSIFFIWALSAYILYSATFRLFQVEQVDGYIMFVTAFVSTLANIFIAFVLKVHSHGFEFIGNKTCNHNHSHHTNTSAWMSTSKNNKFININNISLENGEKYNNDISISRINTSNCGYVSFDQYENDDNNCDPNSLKKKNIGNDEDVDPPNDFKVGINEYLNNKEELNSDTYDKKKKKKKNNKSYNNHDEEKNDIENINSHIFSNENNEEKIFFDSLNNNLMGEKLNHNHIHDHYYTHSHNENHKHSIHNNGELNSISLKSAYLHAISDLLQNIGVMIASLIIWYNPKYSITDPICSIIFCFIVFSTTISVIKEILNVLMEGTPVSINLIDIKNDILKIPGVIDVHDLHVWSLSIGKPALACHIVAHKQYSHTVLHNATVLCQKKYKILHTTVQTDYPSNITNCETQAHLKCSNLKAEKPK; from the coding sequence atggacaGGCCTCTAGTTGGAAATGAAGGGgaatttaattttgttgaGAGAGTATCATACTTGTATGATGATAGCCAAAAAAAAGTAACGAAGAAATTAATTTTAGCAAGTATTATATgtgttatatttatgattaTCGAAATTATCGCAGGAATAGTATCAAACTCTTTATCATTGATGACAGACGCATCGCATTTGTTTTGTGATTTATTATCTTTTGCattgaatttattttcaatttatgTTTCTACTTTTGAGGGAAATTTAGATATGTCTTTTGGATATCACAGAGCAGAAATTATAGGAGCTTtgttttcaatattttttatttgggCATTATCTgcttatattttgtatagcGCCACTTTTCGATTATTTCAAGTTGAACAAGTTGATGGATATATTATGTTTGTTACTGCTTTTGTAAGTACACTagcaaatatatttatcgcttttgttttaaaagtACATTCACATGGTTTTGAGTTTATTGGAAATAAAACTTGTAATCATAACCATAGTCACCACACAAACACAAGTGCATGGATGAGTAcctcaaaaaataataaatttataaatataaataatatttcattagAAAATggtgaaaaatataataatgatatttcAATAAGTAGGATTAATACTAGTAACTGTGGTTATGTTTCTTTTGATcaatatgaaaatgatgataataattgCGATCCAAATagtttgaaaaaaaaaaatattggaAATGATGAAGATGTAGATCCACCTAATGATTTTAAAGTAGGCATAAATGAATACTTAAATAACAAAGAGGAATTAAATTCTGATacttatgataaaaaaaaaaaaaaaaaaaaaaataataaatcatataataatcatgatgaagaaaaaaacgatatagaaaatattaattcaCATATATTCTccaatgaaaataatgaagaaaaaatattttttgattctttaaataataatttaatgggagaaaaattaaatcatAACCACATTCATGATCATTATTATACTCATTCTCATAATGAAAATCATAAACACAGTATTCATAATAATGGTGAATTAAATAGTATAAGTCTAAAATCAGCATATCTTCATGCTATTAGCGATTTACTTCAAAATATAGGAGTAATGATAGCCTCTTTAATTATTTGGTATAACCCTAAATACTCAATCACAGACCCAATATgttctattattttttgttttattgtattttcTACAACAATATCTGtaattaaagaaatattaaatgtatTAATGGAAGGAACACCTGTAAGTATCAATTtaatagatataaaaaacgatatattaaaaattccAGGGGTTATTGATGTTCATGATTTACATGTATGGTCTTTATCCATAGGAAAGCCAGCACTAGCTTGTCATATCGTTGCACACAAACAATATTCACACACAGTTTTACACAATGCTACTGTACTTtgtcaaaaaaaatataaaattcttCATACTACTGTTCAAACAGATTATCCATCAAATATCACAAATTGTGAAACACAAGCTCATCTTAAATGCTCTAATTTAAAAGCAGAAAAACCAAAATAG
- a CDS encoding FAD-dependent monooxygenase, putative, with amino-acid sequence MKVRRTYALVIGGGPTGITTSLYFQKYGIPHILVEKDKYIDKIPKAHYYNNQTMEVWRGISHLDKCIENETEDLKLWRTFQYGLSIKKDKKICSYDNFFNKYIYSKGSKNGYVDKYYEDISPSKVAHLSQYKLLGILYTYYMNNIKCDSNKKRDFLKKIKLKLSTYKLFKNMFSISDLYNWPKDENFYRDFWGYDPSEVLIGYKFVNFMNINELNEIKEGSEQIETKQIHDDNCENNKTNKQNFIMTCVKNLYNNEEEIIFSNYVFVSEGGKSEIKMKLNINDENKKDYMKFVNIHFSSIYLSKLVRYNPSMLYFIFNKYIGVLVCHNYKHGDFVLHVPYIIQKELEIYNNKTKCLDIINKLVGFQLNDVHIYNIYKWTMHSSIASTFVDKKSKRIILLGDSAHKLPPSGGFGLNLGIGDALNITWKIIRIFKFEKNLFFENIKNLNISQVDKSCYKTYLKNEINKNNNFYNLLYKYKKDKIYNYIDSYNIERKLVAYYTIFHAVKNYEKGNNISSILGYNHSLVANIIEKISNKFIQNSFLFYSLINNVKVILHFINTLPYVFEYKQIKSENYSKKRGNILNLLYPGIDSCYSYINTMNSLDEKIVVNYNDDKIIQQNGIYENFNKSDDHIKNDVFGKVKKKKNPNIHREEINKCNSQSNDKIDNSNNNVSINNNICKENHENSIEKDNILNFLKKTNDKISTEYNKSSNNENDDNPFLNSQIFEEKKDNVPILKVCENIYEYKISNVNGGKIPHFNIYTFVGNHIYKISTIDLPVFNNPFLSFLVIVFDNTFLNNLIDDLLYHKIDKDKFSFCFWGSDVVVYQNQENQQIEFVEEYNFKKINNNIYNSIININTNLFSRNNNEHILENISKVKYKEISPKGYNVNYVFSAKIIQEMFLNVLQLKSKNSYVIVRPDKHIISASNNNLLDKLIQINKLYI; translated from the coding sequence ATGAAAGTGAGAAGAACTTATGCTTTAGTTATAGGAGGGGGGCCTACTGGAATAACAACAAGTTtgtattttcaaaaatatggaaTACCTCATATATTAGTTGAGAAGGATAAATATATCGATAAAATACCAAAAGcacattattataataatcaaACAATGGAAGTATGGAGAGGGATATCCCATTTAGATAAATGTATTGAAAATGAGACAGAAGACTTAAAATTATGGAGAACATTTCAATATGGCTTaagtattaaaaaagataaaaaaatttgctcatatgataatttttttaataaatatatatatagtaaagGAAGTAAAAATGGTTATGTTGATAAATACTATGAAGATATAAGTCCATCTAAAGTTGCACATTTATCccaatataaattattaggTATTTTGTAcacatattatatgaataacataaaatgtgatagtaataaaaagagagattttttaaaaaaaataaaattaaaattgtcTACATATAAActctttaaaaatatgttttctATTTCTGATTTGTATAATTGGCCAAAAGATGAAAACTTTTATAGAGATTTTTGGGGCTATGATCCTTCTGAGGTATTAATAGgatataaatttgtaaattttatgaatataaacGAATTAAATGAGATTAAGGAAGGAAGTGAACAAATTGAAACAAAACAAATTCATGATGATAattgtgaaaataataaaacaaataaacaaaacTTTATAATGACTTGTGTTAAAAATCTATACaataatgaagaagaaataatttttagtAATTATGTTTTTGTTTCTGAAGGAGGCAAAAGtgaaattaaaatgaaattaaatataaatgatgaaaataaaaaggattatatgaaatttgtaaatatacattttagTTCTATTTATTTAAGTAAATTAGTAAGATATAACCCATCtatgttatattttatatttaacaaatatataggTGTTTTAGTATGCCATAATTATAAACATGGGGATTTCGTTCTACATGTaccatatataatacaaaaagaGTTAgagatatataataataaaactaaATGCTtggatataataaataaattagttGGTTTTCAATTAAATGAtgtccatatatataatatttacaaatGGACCATGCATAGTTCAATTGCATCTACATTTgttgataaaaaaagtaaaagaATTATACTTTTAGGAGATTCAGCTCATAAATTACCTCCTTCAGGGGGATTTGGATTAAACTTAGGAATTGGAGATGCACTAAATATAACATGGAAAATTATCAgaattttcaaatttgaaaagaatttattttttgaaaatattaaaaatttaaatatttctcAAGTAGATAAAAGTTGTTATAAAacttatttaaaaaatgaaataaacaaaaataacaatttttataatttattatataaatataaaaaagacaaaatttataattacattgattcatataatattgaaagAAAATTAGTAGCATATTATACTATTTTCCATGCagttaaaaattatgaaaaaggtaataatatatcaagTATATTAGGATATAATCATAGTCTGGTTGCAaatattattgaaaaaatttcTAATAAGTTTATtcaaaattcatttttattttattccttaattaataatgttaaggttattttacattttattaatacaCTTCCATATGTGTTTGAGTACAAACAAATCAAATCAGAAAATTATTCTAAAAAAAGgggaaatatattaaactTGCTATATCCTGGTATTGATTCATGTTATTCTTATATTAACACTATGAACTCTcttgatgaaaaaatagtagtcaattataatgatgataaaataattcaacaaaatggaatatatgaaaattttaataaaagtgatgatcatattaaaaatgatgtTTTTGGAaaggtaaaaaaaaaaaaaaacccAAATATACATAGAGAGGAAATCAATAAATGCAATTCTCAAAGTAATGACAAAATAGATAacagtaataataatgtttcgataaataataacatatgCAAAGAAAATCATGAGAATTCCATtgaaaaagataatattttaaattttttaaaaaaaacaaatgataaaataagtacagaatataataaatcgagtaataatgaaaatgatgataacccttttttaaattctcaaatttttgaagaaaaaaaagataatgtACCAATATTAAAGGTTTGCGAAAATATATAcgaatataaaataagtaaTGTAAATGGTGGAAAAATTCctcattttaatatttacacATTTGTGGgtaatcatatatataaaatatcaaCAATTGATTTGCCTGTATTTAATAATCCATTCCTATCATTTTTAGTAATAGTATTTGATaacacatttttaaataatttaattgatgatcttttatatcataaaattgacaaagataaattttctttttgtttttggGGTTCTGATGTTGTAGTATATCAAAACCAAGAAAATCAGCAGATTGAATTTGTAgaagaatataattttaaaaaaataaataataatatatataatagtataataaatatcaatACCAATTTATTCtcaagaaataataatgaacatattttagagaatatttcaaaagttaaatataaagaaatatcTCCAAAAGGTTACAATGTTAATTATGTATTTTCAGCAAAAATCATACAAGAAATGTTTTTAAACGTTCTTCAattaaaatcaaaaaattcTTATGTAATTGTCAGACCAGACaaacatattatatcaGCTTCAAACAATAATTTATTGGATAAATTAAtccaaataaataaactttatatttaa